The Mesorhizobium sp. M1D.F.Ca.ET.043.01.1.1 genome contains a region encoding:
- a CDS encoding acyl-homoserine-lactone synthase, producing the protein MERPDLWEAAHRLRYRIFVEEMGWTDLERPDGLEIDQFDHEEAEHHLVIRNGELAGYQRMLPTTRAHLLTDVLADLYEGTPPSGPHVWELTRYAVAPGFRDGKRGVSTVGTELIAGFVEWGLKRNVNQVIIEFEPMWVLRALQMHFLAKPLGYQRTYGNQQVVATLLTFTEHTLDVVRQRRNHFLPVLNRGYPGQLGLRQAS; encoded by the coding sequence ATGGAACGTCCCGACCTTTGGGAAGCGGCCCATCGTCTACGCTACAGAATCTTCGTCGAGGAGATGGGGTGGACCGATCTCGAACGCCCGGACGGTCTCGAGATCGATCAGTTCGACCATGAGGAGGCCGAACATCATCTCGTCATCCGCAATGGCGAGCTCGCCGGCTATCAGCGCATGCTGCCGACGACGCGGGCGCACCTTCTGACCGATGTGCTGGCGGACCTCTACGAGGGAACGCCTCCCTCGGGCCCGCATGTCTGGGAGTTGACCCGCTATGCGGTGGCGCCGGGCTTTCGTGACGGCAAGCGCGGCGTTTCGACGGTCGGCACCGAGCTGATCGCCGGTTTCGTCGAATGGGGCCTCAAGCGCAACGTCAACCAGGTCATCATCGAGTTCGAACCGATGTGGGTGCTGCGGGCGTTGCAAATGCACTTCCTGGCCAAGCCGCTCGGTTACCAGCGCACCTACGGCAACCAGCAGGTCGTGGCGACGCTGCTCACCTTCACCGAGCATACGCTGGATGTGGTGCGCCAGCGCCGCAACCACTTCCTGCCGGTGCTCAACCGGGGCTATCCCGGCCAGCTCGGCCTGAGGCAGGCTTCGTGA
- a CDS encoding LuxR family transcriptional regulator, which produces MSMFDRTLEYIDQLQHANTAAAVCERLLGVTSNFGLTALMAGTVPQPGTPRGQQKDHVLLCDWPVEWLERYVARNYVDHDPVVSHMKQLQAPFQWREASQAIVIDKSSDEVMGDAREFKLRDGLAFPLVTLDGQIVMVSLGGEAVELSEAEFGMVSLASTYAVGRAMQLHTMAGKVIDHIELTPRERECLQWAAVGKSEWEISQILGISEHTSEKHLLNAKSKLGAANRVQAVAEAIRRGYIS; this is translated from the coding sequence ATGAGCATGTTCGATAGAACTCTGGAATACATAGACCAACTGCAGCATGCCAATACGGCGGCGGCGGTTTGCGAGCGGTTGCTCGGCGTCACCTCGAATTTCGGGCTGACGGCGCTGATGGCCGGGACCGTGCCGCAACCCGGCACGCCGCGCGGCCAGCAGAAGGACCATGTCCTGCTCTGCGACTGGCCGGTCGAATGGCTGGAGCGCTACGTGGCGCGCAACTATGTCGACCATGACCCGGTCGTCAGCCACATGAAGCAGTTGCAGGCCCCGTTCCAGTGGCGCGAGGCCTCGCAGGCCATTGTCATCGACAAAAGCAGCGACGAGGTCATGGGCGATGCCCGCGAGTTCAAGCTGCGCGATGGGCTCGCCTTCCCGCTGGTCACGCTCGACGGTCAGATCGTCATGGTCTCGCTGGGCGGCGAGGCCGTGGAGCTCTCGGAGGCCGAGTTCGGGATGGTTTCGCTGGCGTCCACCTACGCCGTCGGCCGCGCCATGCAGCTTCACACGATGGCCGGCAAGGTCATCGATCACATTGAATTGACGCCGCGCGAGCGCGAATGCCTGCAATGGGCGGCCGTCGGCAAGTCCGAGTGGGAGATTTCGCAGATACTCGGCATCTCGGAGCACACTTCCGAGAAACATCTCCTCAACGCCAAGAGCAAGCTGGGCGCCGCCAACCGTGTCCAGGCGGTCGCCGAGGCGATCAGGCGCGGTTATATCAGCTAG
- a CDS encoding transporter substrate-binding domain-containing protein: MALMPALIGAPPFAGATQAAEPQVPVLWDAKERLPKPDLSALPRLRFLTTTDFPPFNFLDGSGRLSGFHIDLARAICAELGIVEKCQIQALPWNELDDALQKGEGEAIIAGIAATPESREKYAFSRSYLQFPARFIMLKAKSFTEPILDKLRSKRVGVIAGSAHEKMLRDYFGTVQVVPFDKTEDLYADLKAGKIDAAFGDGMRFAFWLGGSDAAGCCRFAGGPYLAPEYLGSGMAIATRAGDPALAAAFDYALQEISIKGTFAEFYLRYFPVSFF, translated from the coding sequence ATGGCCCTGATGCCGGCGCTGATCGGGGCGCCGCCATTTGCAGGCGCGACTCAGGCCGCGGAGCCGCAGGTTCCGGTGCTGTGGGATGCCAAAGAGCGGCTGCCGAAGCCCGATCTTTCCGCGCTGCCGAGGCTGAGATTCCTCACCACCACCGATTTTCCGCCCTTCAACTTCCTCGACGGCTCGGGTCGGCTGTCGGGTTTCCATATCGACCTGGCGCGGGCGATCTGCGCCGAACTCGGCATCGTCGAGAAATGCCAGATCCAGGCGCTGCCATGGAACGAGCTCGACGACGCGCTGCAGAAAGGCGAAGGCGAGGCGATCATCGCCGGCATCGCGGCGACGCCGGAAAGCCGCGAGAAATACGCCTTCTCGCGTTCCTATCTGCAGTTCCCGGCGCGCTTCATCATGCTGAAGGCCAAGTCCTTCACCGAGCCGATCCTCGACAAGCTGCGCAGCAAAAGGGTGGGCGTCATCGCCGGCTCGGCGCATGAGAAGATGCTGCGCGACTATTTCGGCACGGTGCAGGTCGTGCCCTTCGACAAGACGGAAGACCTCTACGCCGATCTCAAGGCCGGCAAGATCGATGCCGCCTTCGGCGACGGCATGCGCTTTGCCTTCTGGCTCGGCGGTTCGGATGCGGCCGGCTGCTGCCGCTTTGCCGGCGGCCCGTACCTGGCGCCGGAATATCTGGGCTCGGGCATGGCGATCGCCACCAGGGCGGGCGATCCGGCGCTGGCGGCCGCCTTCGACTATGCGCTGCAGGAGATCTCGATCAAGGGAACCTTTGCCGAGTTCTACCTGCGCTATTTCCCGGTGAGCTTCTTCTGA
- a CDS encoding tellurite resistance TerB family protein: protein MPSLTPHEALIYLMVITSASDRDMTDVELARIGDVVRSWPVFVDFNQDRLVAVSQECQKALNDRDGLEGVLAHVAAALPERLRDTAYAAAFEVAAVDLEMRMEEVRVLQLIRLKLDLDTLTVAAIARAAKARLRTLT from the coding sequence ATGCCTTCGCTGACGCCGCATGAAGCCCTGATCTACCTGATGGTCATCACCTCGGCTTCCGACCGCGACATGACCGATGTCGAACTGGCGCGTATCGGCGACGTCGTCCGCTCCTGGCCGGTGTTCGTCGATTTCAACCAGGACAGGCTGGTGGCGGTGTCGCAGGAATGCCAGAAGGCGCTGAATGACAGGGACGGACTGGAAGGCGTCCTCGCGCATGTCGCGGCGGCGCTGCCGGAGCGGTTGCGCGACACGGCCTACGCGGCAGCCTTCGAGGTTGCGGCCGTCGATCTCGAAATGCGCATGGAGGAGGTGCGGGTGCTGCAACTCATCCGCCTCAAGCTCGATCTGGATACGTTGACCGTTGCCGCGATCGCGCGTGCGGCCAAGGCGCGCCTGCGCACGCTGACGTGA
- a CDS encoding lysine--tRNA ligase, with translation MTGSNIIDLNPEMLAAAAESKAWPFEEAKKIIARYKNKDFPETVLFETGYGPSGLPHIGTFGEVARTTMVRHAFRVLTGDKVKTKLLCFSDDMDGMRKIPDNVPDRAALEPYLHKPLTAVPNPFGGDYASFADHNNAMLCRFLDTFGFDYEFASATQYYKSGRFDEVLLRAAERYDEIMAVMLPTLGEERQATYSPFLPISPKSGRVLYVPMKHVDAKAGTITFDDEGTETTLPVTGGKVKLQWKPDFGMRWAALGVDFEMFGKDHQTNAAIYDRICNILGGRAPEHFVYELFLDENGQKISKSKGNGLTIDEWLTYAPTESLGLYMYQRPRQAKKLYFDVIPKAVDEYYAFLSAYPRQDWKERLGNPVWHMHDGNPPAIDLPVPFALLLNLVSASNAHDKAVLWGFISRHAPGVTPQTHPELDRLTGYAIRYFDDFVKPTKVYRAADEVEREALAKLSEALGALPQGADGEAIQNAALNVARRIERYQDHSKQSPEGGPGVSVAFFQMIYQVLIGQERGPRFGSFAALYGIAETRALIVRALAGQLAA, from the coding sequence ATGACGGGATCAAACATCATCGATCTCAATCCCGAGATGCTTGCGGCGGCCGCCGAAAGCAAGGCATGGCCGTTCGAGGAAGCCAAGAAGATCATTGCCCGCTATAAGAACAAGGATTTTCCCGAGACCGTCCTGTTCGAGACCGGCTACGGCCCGTCCGGCCTGCCGCATATCGGCACCTTCGGCGAGGTGGCGCGCACCACCATGGTGCGCCACGCGTTCCGCGTGCTGACCGGGGACAAGGTCAAGACCAAGCTGTTGTGTTTTTCCGACGACATGGACGGCATGCGCAAGATCCCCGACAACGTGCCGGATCGCGCGGCGCTCGAGCCCTATCTGCACAAGCCGCTCACGGCGGTGCCCAATCCCTTCGGCGGCGACTATGCGAGCTTTGCCGACCACAACAACGCGATGTTGTGCCGCTTCCTCGACACGTTCGGCTTCGACTACGAGTTCGCCAGCGCGACCCAGTACTACAAGTCCGGCCGCTTCGACGAAGTGCTGCTGCGCGCCGCCGAGCGCTATGACGAGATCATGGCGGTGATGCTGCCGACGCTGGGCGAAGAGCGCCAGGCGACCTACAGTCCGTTCCTGCCGATCTCGCCGAAGAGCGGCCGCGTGCTCTACGTGCCGATGAAGCATGTCGACGCCAAGGCCGGCACCATCACCTTCGACGACGAAGGCACCGAGACCACGCTGCCCGTCACCGGCGGCAAGGTGAAGCTGCAGTGGAAGCCGGATTTCGGCATGCGCTGGGCAGCGCTCGGCGTCGATTTCGAGATGTTCGGCAAGGACCACCAGACCAACGCGGCGATCTACGACCGCATCTGCAACATTCTCGGCGGCCGCGCGCCGGAGCATTTCGTCTACGAACTGTTCCTCGACGAGAACGGCCAGAAGATCTCGAAGTCGAAGGGCAACGGCCTCACCATCGACGAATGGCTGACCTATGCGCCGACCGAGAGCCTCGGCCTCTACATGTACCAGCGGCCGCGGCAGGCCAAGAAGCTCTATTTCGACGTCATCCCGAAGGCGGTCGACGAATACTATGCTTTCCTCTCCGCCTATCCCCGGCAGGACTGGAAGGAGCGGCTCGGCAACCCGGTCTGGCACATGCATGACGGCAATCCGCCGGCCATCGACCTGCCGGTGCCGTTCGCGCTGCTGCTCAACCTGGTGAGCGCTTCCAACGCGCATGACAAGGCGGTGCTGTGGGGCTTCATCTCGCGTCATGCGCCGGGCGTGACGCCGCAGACGCACCCCGAGCTCGACCGTCTGACCGGCTACGCGATCCGCTATTTCGACGATTTCGTGAAGCCCACCAAGGTCTATCGCGCCGCCGACGAGGTGGAGCGCGAGGCGCTGGCGAAGCTCTCGGAAGCGCTCGGTGCCCTGCCGCAAGGCGCCGACGGCGAGGCGATCCAGAATGCGGCACTCAACGTCGCGCGGCGGATCGAGCGCTACCAGGACCATTCCAAGCAGAGCCCGGAAGGCGGCCCCGGCGTGTCGGTCGCCTTCTTCCAGATGATCTACCAGGTGCTGATCGGGCAGGAACGCGGGCCGCGCTTCGGCTCCTTCGCGGCGCTCTACGGCATCGCGGAGACGCGCGCGCTCATTGTGCGGGCGCTGGCAGGTCAGTTGGCGGCGTAA
- a CDS encoding thermonuclease family protein: protein MRILHLGLALLAVPAMAALVVAGGRSLKGSESVVAVDRIDPADALPRQGTDAAPEEPATSAIPQPAAPEPPKPVAHSRAIDPEIVAPPELSEEQLERVGPRAPLSDLALAGPPKPRKSKMPDGRDGTKLFQPVASAAGVIEAKGYSVTVSGIEVVKDDETCSDEGKSWACGARARTAFRAFLRGRTLACAVPSQGGRDAVSAQCWVGNKDIGEWLVENGWARATKGGPYVEASDKARAARKGIFGTAPNLGGLPALPAASASAPAAPASILPAEDSAVTPPTDLPAPAQ, encoded by the coding sequence GTGCGGATTCTCCATCTTGGCCTTGCGCTTCTCGCGGTTCCGGCGATGGCGGCGCTGGTCGTCGCCGGAGGCCGTTCGCTGAAGGGCAGCGAAAGCGTCGTCGCGGTCGATCGGATCGATCCGGCCGATGCGCTTCCTAGGCAAGGCACCGATGCGGCGCCCGAGGAGCCTGCGACCTCCGCCATTCCGCAGCCGGCTGCTCCCGAGCCGCCGAAACCGGTGGCCCATTCGCGGGCGATCGATCCGGAGATCGTGGCGCCGCCCGAGCTTTCCGAGGAGCAGTTGGAGCGGGTCGGGCCGCGCGCGCCGCTCAGCGATCTTGCGCTGGCCGGCCCGCCCAAGCCGCGCAAATCGAAGATGCCGGACGGCCGGGACGGCACCAAGCTGTTCCAACCCGTCGCTTCCGCCGCCGGCGTTATTGAGGCGAAAGGCTATTCTGTCACCGTTTCGGGTATCGAGGTGGTGAAGGACGACGAGACCTGCAGCGATGAAGGCAAATCCTGGGCGTGCGGTGCGCGTGCCCGGACCGCATTCCGTGCCTTCCTGCGAGGGCGGACGCTAGCCTGCGCCGTGCCTTCGCAAGGCGGGCGGGATGCCGTTTCCGCGCAGTGCTGGGTCGGCAACAAGGATATCGGAGAGTGGCTGGTGGAAAACGGCTGGGCTCGCGCCACGAAGGGCGGCCCCTATGTCGAGGCGAGCGACAAGGCGCGTGCGGCCAGGAAGGGCATCTTCGGCACGGCGCCGAACCTTGGCGGCCTGCCGGCATTGCCAGCCGCCAGCGCGTCGGCGCCTGCCGCGCCAGCTTCAATCCTGCCTGCGGAAGATAGCGCCGTTACGCCGCCAACTGACCTGCCAGCGCCCGCACAATGA
- a CDS encoding helix-turn-helix transcriptional regulator yields MLSHDRVWAAIDALAERYSLSASGLARRAGLDSTAFNKSKRLSSDGRPRWPSTESLAKIIEATGASLQEFTVLVEGRGGTAAPQPRMAVPLLGFAQAGAGGFFDDAGYPSGQGWDLVELPTRAAETSYALKVQGDSMLPLYRNGDVLIVEPGAPTRKGDRVVVKTVAGEVMAKVLARQTAKSIVLVSLNPAHPDRDIPMREVEWVARIVWASQ; encoded by the coding sequence TTGCTCTCACACGATCGCGTCTGGGCCGCAATCGACGCTCTTGCCGAGCGCTATTCGCTGTCTGCTTCCGGTCTCGCCAGGCGCGCGGGCCTCGATTCGACCGCCTTCAACAAGTCCAAGCGCCTGTCTTCCGACGGCCGACCGCGCTGGCCCTCGACCGAATCGCTGGCCAAGATCATCGAGGCCACCGGCGCCTCGCTGCAGGAATTCACCGTGCTGGTCGAAGGCCGCGGCGGCACCGCGGCGCCGCAGCCGCGAATGGCCGTGCCGCTGCTTGGCTTTGCCCAGGCCGGCGCCGGCGGCTTCTTCGACGATGCCGGCTATCCCTCGGGGCAGGGCTGGGATCTGGTCGAGCTTCCGACGCGGGCGGCGGAAACCTCCTATGCGCTGAAAGTCCAGGGCGATTCCATGCTGCCGCTCTACCGCAACGGCGACGTGCTGATCGTCGAGCCGGGCGCGCCGACGCGCAAGGGCGACCGCGTCGTCGTCAAGACTGTTGCCGGCGAGGTTATGGCCAAGGTGCTCGCTCGCCAGACCGCGAAATCGATCGTGCTGGTCTCGCTCAATCCCGCTCACCCGGACCGCGACATCCCGATGCGCGAGGTCGAATGGGTGGCGCGGATCGTCTGGGCAAGCCAGTAG
- a CDS encoding sterol desaturase family protein, producing MGDIVHYINAVLDAWRGQVNDPGKQCVFSFLLLLLAVDIARKGWRLSWSRRAVESVAATLAIFHINLVLVPAVWLLSEQFKTLYSLLGVPSVASAVWDGLPVWLLSLVAILAHDFANYWNHRIMHLKWLWPVHAIHHSDPVVNGLTTYRVHALEMLVMWGSYTILLTWLGLPADAMGIGAAILVLHNVYVHVDVDWGHGPLRMLIASPRFHRWHHANEPAAYGKNLANVFPFFDWIFGTYRVPGPCAVAMGADGIPSNDVVRLTLWPLLEWARMASQRLKVLRGSIGGLARDTSLAEVGTLDTNAD from the coding sequence GTGGGCGACATAGTCCATTACATCAATGCCGTTTTGGACGCCTGGCGCGGCCAGGTGAATGACCCCGGCAAGCAGTGCGTCTTTTCGTTCCTGCTCTTGCTCCTGGCTGTCGATATCGCGCGCAAGGGTTGGCGGCTCTCCTGGTCGCGCCGCGCCGTCGAAAGCGTTGCGGCGACACTGGCTATTTTCCACATCAACCTCGTGTTGGTCCCCGCGGTCTGGCTGCTGTCGGAACAATTCAAGACGCTTTACAGCCTGCTCGGCGTTCCCAGCGTGGCGAGCGCCGTCTGGGACGGATTGCCGGTCTGGCTGCTCAGCCTCGTGGCCATATTGGCGCATGACTTCGCCAATTACTGGAACCATCGCATCATGCACCTCAAATGGCTTTGGCCCGTGCATGCGATCCACCATTCCGATCCGGTGGTCAACGGGTTGACGACGTACCGCGTCCACGCGCTCGAAATGCTGGTGATGTGGGGTTCCTACACGATCCTGCTGACCTGGCTTGGACTGCCCGCCGACGCCATGGGCATCGGCGCGGCGATCCTCGTGCTTCACAACGTCTATGTCCATGTCGATGTCGACTGGGGCCATGGCCCCCTGCGGATGCTCATCGCCTCGCCGCGCTTCCATCGCTGGCACCATGCCAACGAGCCGGCGGCGTACGGCAAAAACCTCGCCAACGTGTTCCCGTTCTTCGACTGGATATTCGGCACCTATCGTGTGCCGGGGCCGTGCGCTGTCGCCATGGGAGCGGACGGGATACCGTCCAACGACGTCGTGCGGCTGACGTTGTGGCCGCTGCTGGAATGGGCGCGCATGGCGAGCCAGCGGCTGAAAGTGCTGCGCGGCTCGATCGGCGGGCTGGCGCGCGACACCAGCCTGGCCGAGGTCGGCACGCTCGACACCAACGCCGACTAA
- a CDS encoding thioesterase family protein yields MYVWGRLARMTATARSRGPYVVGEQSRLAFRCLPTDIDFNGHLNNARYMMLADLGRIDLFLRIGLVALARRNGWAPMIGGLQVAYAREIRLWRRFEVMSSIETWEGTSVIGRHRFVLDNGETAALIKTTGGVYDRRGRRFLEIDEVVAALGRSAAPRPPTEAERMFMASHQTLRRLAKGTP; encoded by the coding sequence ATGTATGTCTGGGGGCGCCTCGCGCGCATGACGGCCACGGCGCGAAGCCGTGGCCCTTACGTGGTCGGCGAGCAAAGCCGGCTGGCCTTCCGCTGCCTGCCGACCGACATCGACTTCAACGGCCATCTCAACAACGCGCGCTACATGATGCTGGCCGACCTCGGCCGCATCGATCTCTTTCTGCGCATCGGCCTCGTCGCTTTGGCGCGCAGGAACGGCTGGGCGCCGATGATCGGCGGACTCCAGGTGGCTTATGCACGCGAGATCAGGCTGTGGCGCCGCTTCGAGGTTATGTCGTCGATCGAGACCTGGGAAGGCACATCGGTCATCGGCAGGCACCGTTTCGTCCTGGACAATGGCGAAACGGCGGCGCTGATCAAGACCACCGGCGGCGTCTATGACCGTCGTGGCCGCCGCTTTCTCGAGATCGACGAGGTCGTCGCCGCGCTTGGCCGTTCCGCCGCGCCGCGCCCACCCACCGAGGCGGAGCGGATGTTCATGGCGTCTCACCAGACACTGCGACGCTTGGCCAAGGGCACGCCCTAG
- a CDS encoding 3-hydroxyacyl-CoA dehydrogenase NAD-binding domain-containing protein yields the protein MSYTNFTLDIDADGIALITWDMPGRSMNVFTEEAMRELNAIVDKVAGDAAVKGAVITSGKDSFSGGADITMLQKMLATFAVDKEKDLDKATKALFDNAGYMTGLFRKIETSGKPWVSAINGTCMGGAFEMSLACHGRVAADSDKVKMALPEVKIGIFPGAGGTQRVPRLTDQQQALQMLTTGQNLTPQKAKSMGLIHEIAEPKKLVETAKAMIKDGLRPVAPWDEKGFKLPGGPIYSAAGANLWPPAIAILRRETYGNYPAAAAILKCVYEGLLVPFDTALRIEQRYFTEIMQTKQAAAMIRSLFVSLQELNKGARRPAGVPDTKFKKIGILGAGFMGAGIAYVTAKAGIPVVLLDRDMESAEKGKAHSDGLMADQVKKGRAKPEEKDRLLSLITPTADYADLAGCDLVVEAVFEDSAVKKLATEKAEAVLKSSAIFASNTSTIPITSLAKNSTRPKNFVGIHFFSPVDKMMLVEIILGKKTGDKALAVAIDFVRAIKKTPIVVNDTRGFYVNRCVLRYMSEAYKMLIEGVPAAMIENAAKAAGMPVGPLALTDETAIDLAQKIMKQTIRDLGEKAVDPEQMALINTMVDTHGRFGRKNGKGFYDYPAKPAKKKLWPGLKDLYPQLRPEKVDYEELKERLLVTIALEAVRVMEEGIVTDPREADVGSILAFGFAPFTGGALSYIDGIGAKRFVKIAKGLQKKYGAEFKAPKLLLDMAEKGETFYQRFDPYQKGEVRKAA from the coding sequence ATGAGCTACACCAACTTCACCCTCGACATCGACGCCGACGGCATCGCACTGATCACCTGGGACATGCCGGGACGCTCGATGAACGTCTTCACCGAGGAGGCGATGCGCGAGCTCAATGCCATCGTCGATAAGGTCGCCGGCGACGCCGCCGTCAAGGGCGCGGTCATCACCTCCGGCAAGGACAGCTTCTCCGGCGGCGCCGACATCACCATGCTGCAGAAGATGCTCGCCACCTTCGCCGTCGACAAGGAGAAGGACCTCGACAAGGCGACCAAGGCGCTGTTCGACAATGCCGGCTACATGACCGGCCTGTTCCGCAAGATCGAGACGTCCGGCAAGCCGTGGGTATCGGCGATCAACGGCACCTGCATGGGCGGCGCCTTCGAGATGTCGCTCGCCTGCCACGGCCGTGTCGCGGCCGATTCCGACAAGGTGAAGATGGCGCTTCCCGAGGTGAAGATCGGCATCTTCCCGGGTGCCGGCGGCACCCAGCGCGTGCCGCGGCTGACCGACCAGCAGCAAGCGTTGCAGATGCTGACCACCGGCCAGAATCTCACGCCGCAGAAAGCGAAGTCGATGGGCCTGATCCACGAGATCGCCGAGCCGAAGAAGCTTGTCGAGACCGCCAAGGCGATGATCAAAGACGGCCTGAGGCCGGTGGCGCCCTGGGACGAGAAAGGCTTCAAGCTGCCCGGCGGTCCGATCTATTCGGCGGCCGGCGCCAATCTCTGGCCGCCGGCCATCGCCATCCTGCGCCGCGAGACCTACGGCAATTACCCGGCCGCGGCCGCGATCCTGAAATGCGTCTATGAAGGCCTGCTGGTGCCCTTCGACACGGCGCTCAGGATCGAGCAGCGCTACTTCACCGAGATCATGCAGACCAAGCAAGCGGCGGCGATGATCCGCTCGCTATTCGTGTCGCTGCAGGAACTGAACAAGGGCGCGCGCCGTCCGGCCGGCGTGCCGGACACCAAGTTCAAGAAGATCGGCATCCTCGGCGCCGGCTTCATGGGCGCCGGCATTGCCTATGTCACGGCCAAGGCCGGCATTCCGGTCGTGCTGCTCGACCGCGACATGGAGTCGGCCGAGAAGGGCAAGGCGCATTCCGACGGCCTGATGGCGGATCAGGTCAAGAAGGGTCGTGCCAAGCCCGAGGAGAAGGACAGGCTCCTGTCGCTGATCACGCCGACGGCCGACTATGCCGACCTCGCCGGATGCGACCTCGTCGTCGAGGCGGTCTTTGAGGATTCGGCCGTCAAGAAGCTCGCCACCGAGAAGGCGGAGGCGGTGCTGAAATCGTCGGCGATCTTCGCCTCGAACACCTCGACCATACCGATCACCTCGCTGGCGAAGAACTCGACGCGGCCGAAGAATTTCGTCGGCATCCACTTCTTCTCGCCGGTCGACAAGATGATGCTGGTCGAGATCATCCTGGGCAAGAAGACAGGCGACAAGGCGCTCGCGGTCGCCATCGATTTCGTGCGCGCCATCAAGAAGACGCCGATCGTCGTCAACGACACGCGCGGCTTCTACGTCAACCGCTGCGTGCTGCGCTATATGTCCGAAGCCTACAAGATGCTGATCGAAGGCGTGCCGGCGGCGATGATCGAGAACGCCGCCAAGGCCGCCGGCATGCCGGTCGGCCCGCTGGCGCTGACCGACGAGACGGCGATCGATCTTGCCCAGAAGATCATGAAGCAGACCATCAGGGATCTCGGCGAGAAGGCCGTCGATCCGGAGCAGATGGCGCTGATCAACACCATGGTCGACACGCATGGCCGCTTCGGCCGCAAGAATGGCAAGGGCTTCTACGACTATCCGGCCAAGCCGGCGAAGAAGAAGCTGTGGCCGGGCCTCAAGGATCTCTATCCGCAGCTCAGGCCGGAGAAGGTCGACTACGAGGAACTGAAGGAGCGCCTGCTGGTCACCATCGCGCTTGAGGCGGTCCGCGTGATGGAAGAGGGGATCGTCACCGATCCGCGCGAGGCCGATGTCGGCTCGATCCTGGCCTTCGGCTTCGCTCCCTTCACCGGCGGCGCGCTGTCCTACATCGACGGCATCGGCGCCAAGCGTTTCGTCAAGATCGCCAAGGGCCTGCAGAAGAAATACGGCGCCGAATTCAAGGCGCCCAAGCTTCTGCTCGACATGGCCGAGAAAGGCGAGACCTTCTACCAGCGCTTCGACCCCTACCAGAAGGGCGAGGTCAGGAAGGCCGCCTGA
- a CDS encoding acetyl-CoA C-acetyltransferase has translation MAEAYVYDAVRTPRGRGKKDGSLHEVPAVRLAAKTLEALRDRNGLDTGNVDDIIFGCVDPVGEAGSVIPRAAAFEAGYDTKVPGMQISRFCASGLDAINFAAAKIAQGADEIVIAGGVESMSRVGMGMSGGAWFMDPSVGLPGWFVPQGISADLIATKYGFSRDDVDAYAVESQKRAAKSWAEGRFRNSVIPIKDQNGLTILDHDEHMRPSTDMQSLASLNPSFVMPGEMGGFDAVAVQKHPEVEEVNHVHHAGNSSGIVDGAAAVLLGSKKAGKTIGIKPRARIRAFANIGSEPVLMLTGPVDVTEKLLKRAKMKLSDIDLFELNEAFASVVLRYMQAFDIPHDKINVNGGAIAMGHPLGATGAMILGTVLDELERRDLNTALVTLCIGAGMGTATIIERV, from the coding sequence ATGGCCGAAGCTTACGTCTATGACGCCGTGCGCACGCCGCGCGGCAGGGGCAAGAAGGATGGCTCGCTGCATGAGGTGCCGGCGGTGCGGCTCGCCGCCAAAACGCTCGAAGCGCTGCGCGACCGCAACGGGCTCGACACCGGCAACGTCGACGACATCATCTTCGGCTGCGTCGATCCGGTCGGCGAGGCGGGCTCGGTCATTCCGCGCGCCGCCGCCTTCGAGGCCGGCTACGACACCAAGGTGCCCGGCATGCAGATCTCGCGCTTCTGCGCCTCGGGCCTCGACGCCATCAATTTCGCCGCCGCCAAGATCGCGCAAGGGGCGGACGAGATCGTCATTGCCGGCGGCGTCGAATCCATGTCGCGCGTCGGCATGGGCATGTCCGGCGGCGCCTGGTTCATGGATCCGTCCGTCGGCCTTCCCGGCTGGTTCGTGCCGCAGGGCATCTCGGCCGACCTGATCGCCACCAAATACGGCTTCAGCCGCGACGACGTCGACGCCTATGCCGTGGAAAGCCAGAAGCGCGCGGCAAAATCCTGGGCCGAGGGGCGCTTCAGGAATTCGGTGATCCCGATCAAGGACCAGAACGGCCTCACCATCCTCGACCATGACGAGCACATGCGGCCTTCGACCGACATGCAGTCGCTGGCTTCGCTCAATCCGTCCTTCGTCATGCCTGGCGAAATGGGCGGCTTCGACGCCGTCGCCGTGCAGAAGCATCCGGAAGTCGAGGAGGTCAATCACGTCCACCATGCCGGCAACTCCTCCGGCATCGTCGACGGCGCCGCCGCCGTGCTGCTCGGCTCGAAGAAGGCCGGGAAAACCATCGGCATCAAACCCCGCGCGCGCATCCGCGCCTTCGCCAATATCGGCTCCGAGCCGGTGCTGATGCTGACCGGCCCGGTCGACGTCACCGAGAAGCTGTTGAAGCGCGCCAAGATGAAGCTGTCGGACATCGACCTGTTCGAGCTCAACGAGGCCTTCGCTTCCGTCGTGCTGCGCTATATGCAGGCGTTCGACATCCCGCACGACAAGATCAACGTCAACGGCGGCGCCATCGCCATGGGACACCCGCTCGGCGCGACCGGCGCGATGATCCTCGGCACGGTGCTCGACGAGCTGGAGCGCCGCGACCTCAACACCGCGCTGGTCACGCTCTGCATCGGCGCCGGCATGGGCACCGCCACCATCATCGAACGCGTCTGA